The following coding sequences are from one Bacteroidales bacterium window:
- a CDS encoding family 20 glycosylhydrolase, with product MKKISTLVALCISVVLFAAVSCKPSVEEYTIIPMPNNLEPKCGTFELPNNVVIGYYGDIDSATEKVIDNFASMLANVTGYTVTTEKDAADATISFTLDSTLEKEAYTLDISKNKVEIKGSASNGMFYAIQTLKQLFPAQIYGKTLAQGVEWSAKCASIVDAPRMPYRGNHLDVARHMFSVEEVKEFLDLMAMHKMNVFHWHITDDQGWRMESKTYPRLTEVGAYRNGTIIGRPDTNEYDNIRYGGFYTRDEIKDIINYAAERQITIIPEVDMPGHMVAAVASYPHLGCFNKQCEVMKTWGVSRDVLCMGKESTFEFVKDILTEVMELFPSEYIHIGGDECPKEAWEKCPRCQARIKAEGIVGDSIHSAEVFLQSYFNKRIEKFLNDNGRKMIGWDEILEGELSQSATVMSWRGVVGGLQAARQGHDVIMTPNTHLYFDYYQSLDTEREPLAIGGNIPVEMVYNYNPVDTSLTAEEGARIKGVQANIWTEYIKDFDYLQYMLLPRLDALSEVAWTNLENKDWASFLKRLDKNVQVYVQNGNNFAKHILEVAMSYDVNMQDNTIDITLRTQGNAPIYYTLDGTEPTTESTVYKDVIKLGETATLKTFSDREGLEKSVYECTFDFNKATASKITLDEPICAKYVYDGPRTLVDGLTGTHAFNTGRWIAFETKDLVANLDLGKVEEISEVSVGQLCDLSNWIFPAASYKVEVSADGENFTTVSDQTFAIPTGYEGYKQERQMLEAKFEPVKAQYIKIKAESVKVGPEWHDGKNLPLFLFVDEIVVK from the coding sequence ATGAAAAAAATCTCAACATTAGTTGCACTATGTATTTCAGTAGTGTTGTTTGCGGCGGTATCGTGCAAACCTTCAGTAGAGGAATATACAATTATTCCAATGCCTAATAACCTTGAGCCCAAATGTGGAACATTTGAGTTACCAAACAATGTTGTAATTGGATATTATGGAGATATAGATTCTGCAACTGAAAAGGTTATCGATAATTTTGCATCAATGCTTGCAAACGTAACAGGCTATACTGTTACAACAGAAAAAGATGCAGCAGATGCTACAATAAGTTTCACTTTAGATAGTACATTAGAGAAAGAGGCATATACCCTTGACATATCAAAAAACAAAGTTGAGATAAAGGGAAGTGCATCAAACGGAATGTTCTATGCCATTCAAACACTAAAACAGTTGTTTCCTGCACAAATCTACGGCAAAACACTTGCCCAAGGAGTAGAGTGGAGTGCAAAATGTGCATCAATAGTAGATGCTCCACGTATGCCATATCGTGGGAATCACTTAGACGTAGCACGTCATATGTTCTCAGTAGAGGAGGTAAAAGAGTTCTTAGATTTGATGGCAATGCACAAAATGAATGTCTTCCACTGGCATATAACCGATGACCAAGGCTGGCGTATGGAGAGCAAAACATATCCTCGCCTGACAGAGGTTGGAGCATACCGTAATGGAACAATCATAGGCCGTCCCGATACAAACGAGTATGATAATATACGTTACGGAGGTTTTTACACTCGTGACGAGATTAAAGATATTATCAACTATGCAGCAGAGCGTCAAATAACAATAATCCCTGAGGTGGATATGCCGGGACACATGGTAGCCGCAGTTGCATCATACCCACATCTTGGATGTTTCAACAAACAATGCGAGGTTATGAAAACATGGGGAGTAAGTCGCGATGTTTTGTGTATGGGAAAAGAGAGCACCTTTGAGTTTGTTAAAGATATTCTAACAGAGGTAATGGAACTATTTCCATCAGAATATATCCACATTGGAGGAGATGAGTGTCCAAAAGAGGCATGGGAAAAATGTCCACGCTGTCAAGCAAGAATAAAAGCAGAGGGCATTGTAGGAGATTCAATCCACTCAGCAGAGGTTTTCCTACAATCATACTTTAATAAACGCATCGAAAAATTCTTAAACGACAACGGTCGCAAGATGATAGGATGGGATGAAATATTAGAGGGCGAACTATCACAAAGTGCAACAGTAATGTCATGGCGAGGAGTAGTAGGAGGTTTGCAGGCTGCACGTCAAGGACACGATGTAATTATGACACCCAATACTCACCTATATTTCGACTACTATCAATCATTAGACACAGAGCGTGAACCTCTTGCAATTGGAGGAAATATTCCAGTAGAGATGGTATATAACTACAACCCAGTAGATACATCATTAACAGCCGAAGAGGGAGCACGAATAAAAGGAGTTCAGGCAAATATCTGGACAGAGTACATAAAAGACTTTGACTATCTGCAATATATGTTGCTTCCCCGATTAGATGCATTAAGTGAAGTTGCATGGACAAATTTAGAGAACAAAGATTGGGCAAGTTTCTTGAAACGTCTTGATAAGAATGTTCAAGTATATGTTCAGAACGGAAACAACTTTGCGAAACATATCTTAGAGGTAGCAATGTCGTACGATGTAAATATGCAAGATAACACAATCGACATAACACTTCGTACACAAGGAAATGCACCAATCTATTACACATTAGACGGAACAGAGCCAACAACAGAGAGCACAGTATATAAAGATGTAATCAAGTTGGGAGAGACAGCAACACTTAAAACTTTCTCAGACAGAGAGGGATTAGAGAAGAGTGTATATGAGTGTACTTTTGATTTTAACAAAGCAACAGCAAGCAAAATAACATTAGATGAGCCAATCTGTGCCAAATATGTTTATGATGGACCAAGAACACTTGTTGACGGATTAACAGGAACACATGCATTCAACACCGGTCGTTGGATAGCCTTTGAGACAAAAGACCTTGTAGCAAATCTTGATCTTGGTAAAGTAGAAGAGATTTCAGAGGTATCAGTTGGTCAACTTTGCGACCTCTCAAACTGGATTTTCCCGGCAGCAAGCTATAAAGTAGAGGTTTCTGCCGATGGCGAGAACTTCACAACCGTAAGCGACCAAACATTTGCAATCCCAACAGGATACGAGGGATACAAACAAGAGCGTCAAATGCTTGAAGCAAAATTTGAGCCGGTAAAAGCACAATATATAAAAATCAAGGCAGAGAGCGTTAAAGTTGGACCAGAGTGGCATGACGGAAAAAATCTACCACTATTCCTCTTTGTTGATGAGATTGTGGTAAAATAA
- a CDS encoding family 20 glycosylhydrolase, whose amino-acid sequence MASIKKIFLLFVVATLVWSCSNKNAKVAELLIPQPVQTEVKSGSFNYETPSVYFTNVSDTDKSNLLELIKGIYPEATEATKEDASGVIRISQTNDSTLTSESYRLNIARKSIDIEAVDFGGLIYAIQTVAQLQYLAQDGIPCMQITDTPRFAYRGLHLDVSRHFFSVEFIKKQLDVLSFYKMNRLHWHLTDGAGWRIEIKQYPRLTTFAAWRPYNNWKEFWFGERLYCDQNDEKAKGGYYTQEDIKEVIAYAQKLNITIIPEIEIPGHSDEVLAAYPEYSCKGKPYTSGEMCIGNENTYTFLTNILSEVCELFPSEYIHIGGDEADHKNWKECKKCQNLIHKQGLKDEHELQSHLIKRIESFLNSKGKQMIGWDEIIDGGLSPNATVMAWRGEAGGIKAAQMGHDAIMTPGNWLYFDAYQDNPATEPEAIGGYLPLSRVYSYEPVPDSLTVEEKSHIIGVQANLWTEYIQTEDHAEYMIYPRLLALSELCWSKAEAKNWDRFLPAANKHLDILKAKGINAHQISNSVIATEVVDMEKQTIELSFRCDKMPVEIRYTQDGTEPTMESTLYQMPISVKDSATVKVAIFQNGERITEVQTFTPLYHKAIGKKVSYNIPHCSHYVAKGEATLTDGYNGGASYGDGSWQGFNKDVDVVLDMGEVTPIKEIEVNFMQQAGPWIWFPEYVDIYMSEDAETWRKVKHIKNDVPRDTEGMLIKNFGFVGDESCRYIRYTAHQLPKDGAYMFIDEIKIK is encoded by the coding sequence ATGGCAAGCATAAAAAAAATATTCCTTCTTTTTGTTGTTGCAACCCTTGTATGGAGTTGCAGCAACAAAAATGCAAAGGTAGCCGAGTTGCTAATACCCCAACCAGTACAAACAGAAGTAAAATCAGGAAGTTTCAACTATGAAACCCCCTCAGTATATTTTACCAATGTATCCGATACTGACAAAAGCAATCTGTTGGAGTTGATAAAAGGAATATATCCTGAGGCAACAGAAGCAACAAAAGAAGATGCGAGTGGAGTAATAAGAATCAGCCAAACCAACGATTCAACACTAACCTCTGAGAGTTACAGGTTGAACATAGCAAGAAAATCAATAGATATTGAAGCTGTCGATTTTGGAGGTCTTATCTATGCCATTCAAACAGTAGCACAATTACAATATCTTGCTCAGGATGGAATTCCCTGTATGCAAATAACCGATACACCACGCTTTGCATATCGTGGATTGCACTTGGATGTATCACGCCACTTCTTCAGTGTCGAGTTTATCAAAAAGCAATTAGACGTACTTTCATTCTACAAAATGAATCGTCTTCATTGGCACCTAACCGATGGAGCAGGGTGGAGAATAGAGATAAAACAGTATCCACGCCTAACAACATTTGCCGCATGGCGTCCATACAATAACTGGAAAGAGTTCTGGTTTGGCGAGAGATTATATTGCGACCAGAACGATGAAAAAGCAAAAGGAGGCTACTACACACAAGAGGATATAAAAGAGGTAATAGCATACGCACAAAAACTAAACATTACCATAATCCCCGAGATTGAGATACCGGGACACAGTGATGAAGTTCTTGCAGCATATCCCGAGTACTCATGTAAAGGCAAGCCCTATACAAGTGGCGAAATGTGTATAGGAAACGAAAACACCTATACATTCCTAACAAACATCCTATCGGAAGTTTGCGAACTATTCCCATCAGAGTATATCCATATAGGAGGAGATGAAGCAGACCACAAGAACTGGAAAGAGTGCAAAAAGTGCCAAAACCTAATCCACAAACAAGGCCTTAAGGACGAGCATGAGTTACAAAGTCATTTAATTAAACGCATTGAGAGTTTCTTAAACTCAAAAGGCAAACAGATGATAGGTTGGGACGAGATAATTGACGGAGGACTATCACCCAATGCAACAGTAATGGCATGGCGTGGAGAGGCAGGAGGAATCAAGGCCGCTCAAATGGGACACGATGCAATTATGACACCGGGCAACTGGCTATACTTTGATGCTTATCAGGATAACCCTGCAACAGAGCCGGAGGCAATAGGCGGTTACTTACCATTGAGTCGGGTATATAGTTATGAGCCGGTTCCCGATTCATTAACAGTAGAGGAGAAATCTCACATAATAGGAGTTCAGGCAAACCTATGGACAGAGTACATCCAAACCGAAGACCATGCAGAGTATATGATATATCCTCGTTTACTTGCCCTGTCAGAGTTGTGTTGGAGTAAAGCGGAAGCAAAAAATTGGGATAGATTCTTACCTGCTGCAAACAAACACTTAGATATCTTAAAGGCAAAAGGAATAAACGCACATCAAATCTCTAACAGCGTAATAGCCACAGAGGTAGTGGATATGGAGAAACAGACCATAGAGCTATCGTTCCGTTGCGACAAGATGCCGGTTGAAATCAGATACACTCAAGATGGAACAGAGCCAACAATGGAGTCAACACTGTACCAAATGCCAATATCGGTTAAAGACTCAGCAACAGTAAAGGTTGCAATATTCCAAAACGGAGAGCGTATAACAGAGGTACAAACATTTACCCCATTATACCACAAGGCAATAGGTAAAAAGGTATCATACAACATCCCCCATTGCAGTCATTATGTAGCAAAAGGAGAAGCAACCCTCACAGACGGATACAACGGCGGAGCATCTTATGGCGATGGCAGTTGGCAAGGATTTAACAAAGATGTTGATGTAGTTCTTGATATGGGAGAGGTAACACCTATAAAAGAGATAGAGGTAAACTTTATGCAGCAGGCAGGTCCATGGATATGGTTTCCCGAGTATGTTGATATATATATGTCAGAAGATGCTGAAACCTGGCGTAAAGTAAAACATATCAAAAACGATGTCCCACGCGACACAGAGGGAATGCTAATCAAGAACTTTGGATTTGTTGGAGATGAGAGTTGCCGATATATTCGTTACACCGCTCATCAACTACCCAAAGATGGAGCATATATGTTCATTGATGAGATAAAGATAAAATAA
- a CDS encoding MFS transporter produces the protein MEEGKVKNPITWVPSVYFAMGMPFVALSLVAVIMFADLGIDAASITFWTSLIILPYSLKPIWSPLLEIWGTKKGVVVATQMLSGLCFGFIAFMLPIPNFFAFTIAMMAVIAFSGATHDIATDGIYLTALDKETQARYIGWQGAFYNLAKVLANGGMVALAGVLMTMFKENNPETAPMYAWMIIMGLIALLLCGLSIYHYFVLPKGAKSHDAPTSTYGAIMSFVEVFKTFFTKKYVWLYILFIICYRLTEGFAVKMVPLFLKASIADGGLGMSNESIGLIYGTLGTIAFIIGSIAGGYYIAAFGLRKVLFSLVCIFNIPFVIYYIFALLQPENIYIIGSGLVLEYFCYGFGFVGLTLFMMQQVAPGKHTMAHYAFASGIMNLGFMIPGMVSGWIYEQVGYEKFFFIALLVSIPAFLLAWFVPFTHPDKEPEKVEE, from the coding sequence ATGGAAGAAGGAAAAGTAAAAAATCCCATAACATGGGTACCATCGGTATATTTTGCAATGGGTATGCCGTTTGTAGCGTTATCGTTGGTTGCGGTAATTATGTTTGCTGATCTTGGAATAGATGCAGCATCAATAACATTCTGGACATCATTAATAATATTGCCATATTCATTAAAACCAATATGGAGTCCATTGCTTGAGATATGGGGAACAAAAAAAGGAGTAGTGGTAGCAACCCAAATGTTGTCGGGATTGTGTTTCGGATTTATAGCCTTTATGTTGCCTATCCCCAATTTCTTTGCATTCACAATAGCCATGATGGCGGTAATAGCATTCAGTGGAGCAACACACGATATAGCAACAGACGGAATCTATCTGACAGCACTCGATAAAGAAACCCAAGCACGATATATAGGTTGGCAAGGAGCATTCTACAATTTAGCAAAAGTACTTGCAAACGGAGGAATGGTAGCACTTGCAGGAGTTTTGATGACAATGTTCAAAGAGAACAACCCTGAAACAGCCCCAATGTATGCGTGGATGATAATAATGGGCTTGATAGCATTGTTGTTGTGCGGACTATCAATATACCACTATTTTGTATTACCCAAAGGAGCAAAATCGCACGATGCTCCCACCTCAACATACGGAGCAATAATGTCTTTTGTAGAGGTATTCAAAACCTTCTTCACAAAAAAATATGTATGGCTCTATATCCTGTTCATAATCTGCTACCGCTTAACCGAAGGCTTTGCAGTTAAAATGGTACCATTGTTCCTAAAAGCATCAATAGCAGATGGAGGATTGGGAATGAGCAACGAATCAATAGGATTGATTTACGGAACACTCGGAACAATCGCCTTTATCATAGGCTCAATAGCAGGAGGATACTATATAGCAGCATTTGGATTAAGAAAAGTACTATTCTCATTAGTATGTATCTTTAATATTCCATTTGTAATATATTACATATTTGCCCTGTTACAACCCGAGAACATATATATAATAGGAAGCGGATTAGTATTAGAGTACTTCTGCTACGGATTTGGATTTGTTGGATTGACACTATTTATGATGCAACAAGTAGCACCCGGAAAACACACAATGGCACACTATGCCTTTGCATCGGGAATTATGAATCTTGGATTTATGATACCGGGAATGGTCAGCGGATGGATATACGAGCAAGTAGGATATGAGAAATTCTTCTTTATCGCATTGTTAGTATCAATACCAGCATTCTTATTAGCATGGTTTGTACCATTCACACACCCCGATAAAGAACCAGAGAAAGTAGAAGAATAA
- a CDS encoding glycoside hydrolase family 130 protein, translating into MGKVEMPWEDRPEGCKDVMWRYSKNPVIDRYHIPSSNSIFNSAVVPYGDGFAGVFRCDNKAVQMNIFAGFSKDGINWEINHEPIKFKAGNTEMIESEYKYDPRVTWIEDRYWITWCNGYHGPTIGIGYTFDFKEFYQCENAFLPFNRNGVLFPQKINGKYAMLSRPSDNGHTPFGDIYISFSPDMKYWGEHRCVMKVTPFPESAWQCTKIGAGSVPFLTDEGWLMFYHGVITTCNGFRYSMGAAILDKEDPTKVLYRTRDYILAPAAPYETQGDVPNVVFPCAALFDKEKDQVAVYYGCADTVTGMAFGKISEVIEFVKKTNIL; encoded by the coding sequence ATGGGAAAAGTAGAAATGCCATGGGAAGATCGTCCCGAAGGATGTAAAGATGTGATGTGGAGATATTCAAAAAATCCGGTAATTGATCGTTACCACATACCCTCATCAAACAGTATATTCAATAGTGCCGTAGTACCTTACGGAGATGGATTTGCAGGAGTATTCCGTTGCGATAACAAAGCAGTTCAAATGAACATCTTTGCAGGATTCAGTAAAGACGGAATCAACTGGGAGATAAACCACGAACCAATCAAGTTCAAAGCCGGAAACACTGAAATGATTGAGTCGGAGTACAAATACGATCCACGCGTAACTTGGATTGAAGACAGATATTGGATTACATGGTGTAACGGATACCATGGGCCAACAATCGGAATCGGATATACATTCGACTTCAAAGAGTTCTATCAATGCGAAAACGCATTCTTGCCATTCAACCGTAACGGAGTATTGTTCCCACAAAAAATCAATGGCAAATATGCAATGTTAAGCCGTCCAAGTGATAACGGACACACACCATTTGGAGATATATATATCAGTTTCTCACCCGATATGAAATACTGGGGCGAGCATCGATGTGTAATGAAAGTAACACCATTCCCTGAGAGTGCATGGCAATGTACAAAAATAGGAGCAGGCTCAGTACCCTTCTTAACAGATGAAGGATGGTTGATGTTCTATCACGGAGTAATCACAACATGTAACGGATTCCGTTACTCAATGGGAGCAGCAATCCTTGACAAAGAGGATCCAACAAAAGTGTTGTATCGTACAAGAGATTACATCTTGGCACCAGCAGCACCATACGAAACACAAGGCGATGTACCTAACGTAGTATTCCCATGTGCAGCACTCTTTGACAAAGAGAAAGACCAAGTAGCAGTATATTACGGATGTGCCGACACAGTAACAGGAATGGCATTCGGAAAAATCAGCGAGGTAATAGAATTCGTTAAAAAAACAAACATACTATAA
- a CDS encoding GH92 family glycosyl hydrolase, whose product MKIYSYLCAAMMLLASAAVEAKTAADYVNPFIGTTNFGTTNPGAVSPGGFMSVVPFNVMGSADNKYDKDARWWSTPYEYHNSFFTGFSHVNLSGVGCPELGSLLLMPTTGDLIVDYKEYGSAYKNEQATPGYYSNELTKYGIKCEVSATPRTSIARFTFPAGQSNILMNLGEGLTNESGATVRRVSATEIEGSKLMGTFCYTPQAVFPIYFVMRVSKAPESYGFWKMQRNKTGVEGEWDVDNGKYKLYPKYSRVMSGDDIGNWYIFNTTEGEQIEVQIGISFVSCENARENLDAEQQGFNFDKVRTDAYNTWNNYLSTATVEGGTEDQKTVFYTALYHSLIHPNILQDVNGEYPAMESGENLKTTTNRYTVFSLWDTFRNVHQLQSLLYPERQLDMVRSMVDMYKESGWLPRWELYGRETYVMSGDPAIPVIVDTWLRGLKDFDIESAYEAMIKSATTPGKDNPLRPDCDPYNEKGYIPFGIFAADLSGDNSVSRSLEYYVADYALSQLAKDLGKKEDAEYYYNRSLGYKKYYCKEFGTLRPITADGKFLTPFNPKQGENFEPSPGFHEGTAWNYTFYVPHDIAGLSKLMGGKKKFVNKLQMVFDEKLYDPANEPNIAYPYIFSAFKGEEWRTDKEVKRLLAEHFTNTPDGIPGNDDTGTMSAWAVFNMMGFYPDCPAKAEYTAVAPTFDKITLTLDTTYYKNNKVVITTEKCSPDANTISCIKIDGKKISGRKLTHEQIVNAKEIKFVLIKK is encoded by the coding sequence ATGAAAATATATAGTTATCTGTGTGCTGCCATGATGCTTTTAGCATCGGCAGCCGTAGAGGCTAAAACTGCCGCCGATTATGTAAATCCATTTATCGGAACAACCAACTTTGGAACAACCAATCCCGGAGCAGTTTCACCCGGAGGATTTATGTCTGTTGTCCCCTTCAATGTAATGGGTTCAGCCGATAATAAATACGACAAAGATGCTCGTTGGTGGTCAACACCATACGAATACCACAACTCATTCTTTACAGGCTTTTCGCATGTAAATTTGAGTGGAGTAGGATGTCCTGAGTTAGGCTCACTATTGTTAATGCCAACAACAGGCGATCTTATAGTTGATTACAAAGAGTATGGCAGTGCTTACAAAAACGAACAAGCCACACCAGGTTACTACTCAAACGAGTTAACCAAGTATGGTATAAAATGCGAAGTATCGGCAACACCCCGAACAAGCATAGCGCGATTTACCTTCCCTGCGGGACAAAGTAACATACTTATGAACTTGGGCGAAGGACTAACAAACGAGTCGGGAGCAACAGTTCGCCGAGTAAGTGCAACAGAGATTGAGGGAAGCAAACTAATGGGAACATTCTGTTACACACCCCAAGCAGTCTTTCCAATATACTTTGTAATGCGAGTAAGCAAAGCCCCTGAGAGTTACGGCTTTTGGAAGATGCAACGCAACAAAACAGGCGTTGAGGGAGAGTGGGACGTAGATAACGGAAAGTACAAACTATATCCCAAATACTCACGCGTAATGTCGGGTGATGATATAGGAAACTGGTACATATTCAACACAACCGAAGGAGAGCAAATCGAAGTTCAAATAGGAATTTCGTTTGTAAGTTGCGAGAATGCACGAGAGAATCTCGATGCCGAGCAACAAGGTTTCAACTTTGACAAAGTGCGTACCGATGCCTACAACACATGGAACAACTATCTGTCAACAGCCACCGTTGAGGGCGGAACAGAAGACCAAAAAACAGTCTTTTATACAGCCCTTTACCACTCATTGATACACCCCAACATCTTGCAAGATGTAAATGGAGAGTATCCGGCAATGGAGAGTGGCGAGAATCTGAAAACCACAACAAACCGTTATACAGTATTCTCATTATGGGATACCTTCCGTAACGTACACCAACTACAATCGTTGCTCTATCCCGAGCGACAATTAGATATGGTACGCAGTATGGTAGATATGTATAAAGAGAGTGGATGGTTACCACGATGGGAGTTGTACGGACGCGAAACATACGTAATGTCAGGCGATCCGGCAATACCGGTAATAGTAGATACATGGCTACGAGGATTAAAAGATTTTGATATAGAGAGTGCATACGAAGCAATGATAAAATCGGCAACCACACCGGGAAAAGATAACCCATTGCGTCCCGACTGCGATCCCTATAACGAAAAAGGGTATATCCCATTCGGAATCTTTGCAGCCGACCTTTCGGGCGACAACTCAGTATCACGCTCATTGGAATACTATGTAGCAGACTATGCACTATCGCAACTTGCAAAAGATTTAGGTAAAAAAGAGGATGCAGAGTACTACTACAACCGCTCATTAGGATACAAAAAATACTATTGCAAAGAGTTTGGAACACTACGTCCCATAACAGCCGATGGCAAATTCCTCACACCCTTCAATCCAAAACAGGGAGAGAATTTTGAGCCTTCACCCGGTTTTCACGAAGGAACAGCATGGAACTACACCTTCTATGTACCACACGATATAGCAGGACTATCAAAATTGATGGGAGGCAAAAAGAAATTTGTAAACAAATTGCAGATGGTATTTGATGAAAAACTATACGATCCGGCAAACGAGCCAAACATCGCATACCCCTATATCTTCTCGGCATTCAAAGGCGAAGAGTGGAGAACAGACAAAGAGGTAAAACGACTCCTTGCCGAGCACTTCACCAACACCCCTGACGGAATACCGGGCAACGATGACACAGGAACAATGTCGGCGTGGGCAGTATTCAATATGATGGGATTCTACCCCGATTGTCCTGCAAAAGCAGAATATACTGCTGTTGCACCAACATTCGATAAGATAACACTCACATTGGATACCACATATTACAAAAACAACAAAGTAGTTATCACAACCGAAAAGTGTTCGCCCGATGCCAATACAATCAGTTGCATAAAGATTGACGGCAAAAAGATAAGCGGAAGAAAACTAACACATGAGCAGATAGTTAATGCAAAAGAGATAAAATTTGTATTGATTAAAAAGTAG
- a CDS encoding proline--tRNA ligase — MMAELKNLTKRGENYSQWYNELVVKADLAEQSAVRGCMVIKPYGYAIWEKMQRQLDDMFKETGHVNAYFPLLIPKSFLSKEAEHVEGFAKECAVVTHYRLKNSDNGQGVTVDPAAKLEEELIIRPTSETIIWNTYKNWIQSYRDLPILCNQWANVMRWEMRTRLFLRTAEFLWQEGHTAHATKDEAEAEAVKMLNVYSTFAEKYMAMPVIKGVKSESEKFAGAVNTYTIEALMQDGKALQSGTSHFLGQNFAKAFEVQFLDKDNSLSYVWATSWGVSTRLMGALIMSHSDDNGLVLPPKLAPIQVVIVPIYRGEEQLAQIDAKVEGIVSALKAKGISVKYDNTDNKRPGFKFADYELKGVPVRLVMGGRDLENNTIEVMRRDTLEKETRTCDGIVEYVEQLLEDIQNNIFEKARKFRDASIREVNTYEEFKEEIEKGGFIYAHWDGTAETEALIKEETKATIRCIPEDMEATPGVCMVTGKPSARRVLFARSY; from the coding sequence ATTATGGCAGAACTTAAAAATCTTACAAAAAGAGGCGAGAACTATTCGCAATGGTACAACGAACTTGTTGTTAAAGCCGACTTGGCAGAGCAATCTGCAGTGCGTGGTTGTATGGTTATCAAACCTTACGGATACGCAATATGGGAGAAGATGCAACGTCAATTGGATGATATGTTCAAAGAGACAGGTCACGTAAATGCATATTTCCCATTGTTAATCCCCAAATCATTCTTAAGCAAAGAGGCAGAACACGTTGAGGGATTTGCAAAAGAGTGTGCCGTTGTAACTCACTATCGCCTGAAAAACTCTGATAACGGACAAGGCGTAACAGTCGATCCTGCTGCAAAATTGGAGGAGGAGTTGATAATTCGCCCCACATCAGAGACAATTATATGGAACACATATAAAAACTGGATACAATCATATCGCGACCTTCCAATTCTTTGTAACCAATGGGCAAACGTAATGCGTTGGGAGATGCGTACTCGCTTGTTCCTTCGTACAGCCGAGTTCTTGTGGCAAGAGGGACACACTGCGCACGCAACAAAAGATGAAGCAGAGGCAGAGGCAGTAAAAATGTTGAATGTATATTCTACATTTGCTGAAAAGTATATGGCTATGCCGGTAATAAAAGGAGTAAAATCGGAGAGCGAGAAATTTGCAGGAGCAGTAAATACATACACTATTGAGGCATTGATGCAGGATGGTAAAGCATTGCAATCGGGAACATCACACTTCCTTGGACAAAACTTTGCAAAAGCATTCGAGGTTCAATTCTTAGATAAAGACAACTCTCTTTCATACGTTTGGGCAACATCATGGGGAGTATCAACACGTTTGATGGGAGCATTAATAATGTCGCACTCTGATGACAACGGACTTGTGTTACCTCCAAAATTGGCACCTATACAAGTAGTAATTGTTCCTATCTATCGAGGCGAGGAGCAACTTGCTCAAATTGATGCAAAAGTTGAAGGAATTGTTTCGGCACTAAAAGCAAAAGGAATATCAGTAAAATATGATAACACTGACAACAAACGTCCGGGATTTAAATTTGCCGACTATGAGTTGAAGGGAGTACCTGTTCGTTTGGTAATGGGAGGCAGGGACCTAGAAAATAATACCATAGAGGTTATGCGTAGAGATACTCTCGAAAAAGAGACTCGCACTTGCGATGGTATTGTAGAGTACGTAGAGCAACTACTCGAAGATATTCAAAACAACATCTTTGAGAAAGCACGTAAATTCCGCGATGCAAGTATTCGTGAGGTTAACACATACGAAGAGTTTAAAGAGGAGATAGAGAAAGGCGGATTTATATATGCTCACTGGGATGGAACAGCAGAGACAGAGGCTCTTATCAAAGAGGAGACAAAAGCAACAATCCGTTGTATCCCAGAGGATATGGAGGCAACACCGGGAGTATGTATGGTAACAGGCAAACCATCAGCACGCCGAGTTCTATTTGCACGTTCATACTAA